In the Chaetodon trifascialis isolate fChaTrf1 chromosome 15, fChaTrf1.hap1, whole genome shotgun sequence genome, AAGACTGGGCTGGAGGGTTAAAGGAACAGAGGGATTGGGTGATCTTTGTAAAGCTGAAATCTGTTCTGATGGATCGGAGGGGAAATGGCTGGGTCAGAGTCAGGGGTTGAGGTGCTCGTCCTCCATATGAAGGCTGCTCGTGGGACACAGGAGAGGCTGGCTGGAGCAGTTTGTGCTCTGACTTTTCAGGCTTTCTGTTGACTCCGACGAGCCTGGAGAGGAGGACGCGACAGATCAGCAACATGGCTCAAAGTGAGGTTAAGTTGAACTTTAATTAAATTAGTTGACTCATTTAACAAGAACAAGTGAAACAAAGTGATTAAAACTCTAGCATGCTCATTCAAGCTACATGCCAACAGCCGGCGagcaaaaagcagcaggaaGTCATGAACTATCTCATGAACCGTGAAATATCAGAAGAAATACAAAATGCATTCACTCCAGTAATATAATCGAGCTTTGATTGAACGCCTGTCGTCCTCTGgctcagacagagcagcagtgttggtTGTAGTGTTGGCTGCCCATGTGACCAGAGAGCGCATGCTTGCGTTATACTGAATTACTTTAATGATCTGTGCATGTGATGGAAGAGCGTGATGCTCAACACAGCGCATGATTAATATTTTATTGGCATATTTTTAACCAAAACATCCCACAAGACCTAGTATTGCTTTTATTACGTATTCAAATATCATTTTCATATCAAAATTGTGCAAATATTCTAAAATTACCAAGCTTTTCTAGCAGTTTTCTGGAAGTTTAAAGACCCTTTGCAACCGTAGCCTCATCTGCATTAAACACTGGCTTATCAGAGGACATTCACTTGATAATACTTGCTGGATCGGTTCTCTTTCTAGCTGCGATTGGTGGCAATGGATCCATTTCTGGAGAACGTGATCCAGTGAGAGCAGTAGAGCTCAtacacagagaagcagagcagacaggaaagcCTACATACCACAGTTATTCCTCCATGCCAATAGAGCAGGCATCGGGACCTAGAGCTGCCCAAAGTGAGGTGGTACGAAGGGACAGGTCGGCAGGGAACAGAAGAGGAGTGTTAGGAAATAGAGAAGCACAAAAGCACCCAGGTTAGATGCAAAGCACAGGGAATCACAGCCTTGAGTCTTAGATTCAAGAAGAGAAACGTTAGAGAACCAGAACAGATTTGCTCTAAGCTGTCTATGTGGCTTTGTACATCAAGAGAGTGTATACACAGTAGCACAGCACATTtatccctcctctttccttttctgtcatttccttcCTGTTTGCAGGGGATTAAAGATTTTTCTTCCGTCTTTGTTCTTGGCGGAGAATGTCTCACCTGGCAGCGATAAGTCACCTGGCGGGTCGCTCTCTGTTTTGGTCAAGCTGCTGTGTTCGCTGCTGCAGTCCTGTAGGATGTCTCCTCCGGAATGCATCCTGTCCTCTGGATCACCCACCAGAGCAAATGTCAATGAACGGAACACTCAAAGACAACAAATCTTAACCAGCGTGTCACATCATCGACTGTTCGGCTGAGAATTGAGAAAACTCACCATCGTCTGGAGACAGGGATTCGGCCACGTCCTCAGTTGCTGTGgcctggaagaagaagaagaagaagaagaagaagaagaagaagaagaagaagaagaagaagagagatcTCGTTCAAgcttttggctgcagcagaggcaaAGTCGAAATCAGGAGGTGAAGCGGCGGCTTACGTCTGTGGGGGCGGGGCTGCTGGACAGCATGGTGTGTGGCTGCGCATCAGACATCTCAGACAgtttctcctcatcttcctcctggaTGGGAGAGGATGGAGACCTGAGGGTGCTGGAGGGGGGGCAAGACAAAAGAAGAGTTTAAGGTGTAAATCTGTTCACTGACCTCATGTGAAGTCATGATTGTGGTTTCTCTTTGTTACCTGTCAGGTGACTTGCTGACTTTGCCTTTCTGCAGACTCCCATCGCTTAAATGCTCCGGGGAGCTCAGCTGTCTGCTGTCACCTCCCAGACCCCCCGAGAAGTTGATTTCGTCGTAAAGGGGGGCAGATGGGATGGCAGGGGACACCGACCGCAGACCATTCAGAGCCTCCAACAGTGAGATGGGCTCAAAGCCGGGAGGAACCGAGTCTGTGCTCTGCAAACAGACGCAGACGAGGGCCGGTggtgacaaagacaaacacacggCTGCATATTCACAGAGAGCTTTGTAAAAAAAGAGATGGGTTATGGTCATTTCAAGTGTCATTAGTCTGTACTGACACGTAGTACACACATTTACCCCTGGATGAAAAAAGAAGtgtaaaaaacatgaaaatctaCATGTTTGAACAGCGTTTCTAGTGCAACAAGTACATATTCGGTGGCATCATGTACATCTCTTTCCTGCCACTGCTTAACAAAGCAATCCAGTCTGGAAACTACAAGACTTACACAACTTGCTGCTCAGTAAACATTAGTATAAAGGtctaaatcacatttttcccATCAGTTTGAAACGTGTTACAGGAGGATTGGATCGGTGAATTTCAACTCTTCCAACTCTGAACCCTGTTGTAATGTTTTTACTGCAGAACTACATGTGGGGAGCTAAAAATATGTCACACTAGTTCATGCCCAGGCTCCCCTTGATGTTGCTGCACATCTGAGCCAATTTTAGCAGATCTTAACTGATTATCCACAGATGTGCGTCAGACTTACTGAGTGCTCGTCATGGTCCATAGTCTGAGCCAGAACAGGGCTGAAAGACACGGGGGAGAGAGCGCCGGGctttttcctcacagctctgatCTGCAGCAAGGCTCTGAAGGCTGGCCAGAGGAACACAGTGCCAAAGCAAATGCAATAATAATTAACTATGTTACACACCTTAAAGCTTAACTCTACTGAAATGATGTAGCACTTCTTACGGAGCCTGCAGATCGGACAGTTGTTGGCCTGGTAGCGCAGAGTGTCTGCGCAGGAGTTGCAGAGACACAGATGTCTGCAGGGCAGGATGAGTGTGTCTCGCAGGTCGGACAGACACACGACACACTCGTTGCTGTTGTCACTGTTCTCATCATCTGATGGctgcaaagagaaaacaagttCAGTCAAAAggcacataaacaaaacactcaTGAGCTTTGACAGCACTGTGATGTTTCGCTGGAACCTTGGTTTCTTGGTTGTTCTTGTTCTCAATCCCATAGATCTCCTGTAAGAGGTAGCTCACACGGTCCACCTGGAGAGACGCAGGAACAGGAATGTGACATTCATGCTTTAGAAACACGTCCACAGTGAGGTCcaagggaggtggagaggaaacCAAGCATCCATCTTAGCATGTACTCGATAAAATCACGTCCAAGGACAGattaaaagcacaaacatcagacaTGTGAAATCACTTTGAGCTCCCTGTAATCTAAGTTTACACTCCACGTCTACTTATTGCCAGAGTCCCAAGGGGCTCGGCACAGATTTTTCAAAAGCTGCGGATGAGTGTGAGGGTCGCCGGCGCTTTGGGTAAAACATCCTGCACTGCATTAGCATGCTGTAGCTCAAAGAGTCAGCGCTTCACAGTTCATCGACTTCAATTCAGAGtgataaaaaacagcaaattgacTGAAGCACAGTCAGGATAACCACTACACCTTTCACTTCTAACTTTATTAATTTGGTAAATTATTCattgaaaaggaaataaaaacttACAATTTGCTTCTGCTTCAGAGGCTTGACAGAGAAACTGCCATCAACATGctgaagataaagaaagaaacaaacatgttttagCTCATAAATGCTCGTTTTGTACAGACTGAAATGAATAACTTTTATTTCTATACATACATACTCTTTCAAAAGCTGCCAAAAGCACGTGAGCATGTCCAAGGCAatctggaaaagaaaacagagcattCTGGTTAATGTTGAGCCGAATGTGTATTTAAGATTACAGTCCAGCTGCGAACATTAACAGCCTGACGGTGCAGTCGCTCAGAGATTCCAGGAATTATCCTTTCACAGACATGATGCAGCTCAAGTAACCTACCATCCCCTTCATCCACCACAGCCTGGATCACCATGGGAAACACTCCTCGGtcgaggtcaaagttcagctttaggagaaaagatgaaaatattttAGAATTGAATTTGTGTCCATTTTGGTAATAAGTCAAAAGCTGTGTTGATGCGCTGATGGAGACGTCTGCTGTGCTGTGGACGTGTCCACCAGCCAGCTGCTGCAAATACTCACATCTTCCTCTTTCCACTCGCTGAAATCTATTTTGAAAGACGGCATGGAGAACTGCTGGCTCACCCCTCGCTTGTAATGCACGGTTTCAGAGACGAGCGATGGATTCTTCGGGCTGTACCTGAACGCAGCGTGTCAGAGAGGGAAAATGGTCAGCGTGCAGGAAGATGAAGGAATACTGGAGCTCTGAGTTCCTGAAATGCTGGTTTTTCTAACTGGGAAACATCAGAGGTTCATCTAGACGTTTATCAGTAAGGAAAGAGGAATGACAGCCGCCATCTTTAAGGACTCAGTACtgaaaagcacaacacaaacagaggcaATATCTGATCTTTTGAAAGCCAGTAGGATTCATCATCTTTTGGTCTCATCGTCACATGGTAACTTCAGGATGAACTATTTTACTTTGATCTTCTTCTACATCTTATCTACAGTATCCATGGCGACTGGCGGTTGCTAAGGACCCACCGTATCTATTCTAGTCTTTGTGCTCCGAGGCTTCAATCTCAGCATCCATAAAACAGAGTTAAGATGTCTGCGGCGCAGTGTCTTCCACTGAAACCAAGCTGCCGTGTCACTGACGTTAATGTGTTTACGTGGATGAAATCTGATCAAGCCATCCTCTCATAGACAGGCAGATATTTGTTTAGTGCAGACAGGATTCGTAAGTGGATTTAGATATGACATTTAAACTTAATGAATAAAAGACTTGATTAGATTCAGATTCTGTTTGCTGAACATTGCATCCGCTGTGCTCctaacagctgcagcttcatctcAATCAGCCCCATAAAAAAGGAGTTTGAAGAGCTTACACCGCCATCCCGTTGGAAAACTCCTCAAACGCTTGGCAGTAGAGGGTGATAGCCACCCGGGCATCAGCGTCAAAGGTGAACTCCACACCGTACTGAACCTTTGGTTTCCCACCGTCCTCCACCGGTGTGTCAGAGTCATCTTTATACCTACAATCAGGAGATTTGACAAGCTTTACGTTTGCTCCTTACAATTAAACAGTACCTTTACTGTGATTGTAGCGTAATACTGCCTCGCCATCTTTACCTGACCAAACGCAAAGAGTCCTTCCTAATGTTGACCAGACTCCTCAGGGTTTTCACAGGCTCGTGGGGTGCAGGCGTCACATATGGAAACTAGCGAAAGAACAACAATAATATAAACAATGTTTGCTTTGAAATGACGAACAGGAGATGTAGAACTGCATCAAAGTGGCTTTAAAGTGGTGGAAAATATACAGCACTTGAATTACCAGCCGCTCTCACCTGCACTGGCCTATTTCCAAGAAAATTCAGGTCCATGTTTTCTCCAAAGAGGTACCCCTCTGGATGCGGCGTGTCGAATTTCTCTCCTCCCATGAAGAAGTGGCTCGCAAAATAATTCcctgaggagagaaaaaggagatgaataataaaaagcTGTGAGTCTGCGTCAGTGTAAACAATGTCTCAGTTTATATGCAGCCACTTCAAATGATGCGTCTGTACAAATGAGACGGTTTCGCTGGAGTGGATTTTGACTCGTTTGAGCGACACCGTTTTTAGGAGAATATGAAGGGCTCGTGTTTAATAATGCAGACATTTCAGAGGTACAGCAGCCCCCAAATAACTTCAGATTGGAAGTGCTAACATTAtattattagtttttttttgtcagtctaTAATTCAgctgaggaaaaaaggaaatcaagGCTGTTCAGGAAATGGGATCAATACATTAAAGTGAAGAACATCACTGAAACTCACAACCACATGCCAACGCTTTACATCACCGTGCCAAAAAATGACCTCTATCTGTATGTGTCATTTAAACTTATACTTCTAATCATggtcttttttaaaaagttaagTATTTTTCCCACCCATAAACAGGAAAATAAGATTCGTAGTAACTTAATTATCACCGTGTCAGTCATCAAGAGATGATTACTGAGATGCAGGAGATTATCTGAGCAGCTGAAAGTCCAGCTGACAATAAAACGGTTTTATGGACATATTATGTTTTGACTGATTTAACATGTCTTCAGGACAAAGTCAAAGTCTAATCCATC is a window encoding:
- the mgrn1b gene encoding E3 ubiquitin-protein ligase MGRN1b isoform X1, giving the protein MGSILSRRIAGVEDIDIQANSAYRFPPKSGNYFASHFFMGGEKFDTPHPEGYLFGENMDLNFLGNRPVQFPYVTPAPHEPVKTLRSLVNIRKDSLRLVRYKDDSDTPVEDGGKPKVQYGVEFTFDADARVAITLYCQAFEEFSNGMAVYSPKNPSLVSETVHYKRGVSQQFSMPSFKIDFSEWKEEDLNFDLDRGVFPMVIQAVVDEGDDCLGHAHVLLAAFERHVDGSFSVKPLKQKQIVDRVSYLLQEIYGIENKNNQETKPSDDENSDNSNECVVCLSDLRDTLILPCRHLCLCNSCADTLRYQANNCPICRLPFRALLQIRAVRKKPGALSPVSFSPVLAQTMDHDEHSSTDSVPPGFEPISLLEALNGLRSVSPAIPSAPLYDEINFSGGLGGDSRQLSSPEHLSDGSLQKGKVSKSPDSTLRSPSSPIQEEDEEKLSEMSDAQPHTMLSSSPAPTDATATEDVAESLSPDDEDRMHSGGDILQDCSSEHSSLTKTESDPPGDLSLPGSSESTESLKSQSTNCSSQPLLCPTSSLHMEDEHLNP
- the mgrn1b gene encoding E3 ubiquitin-protein ligase MGRN1b isoform X2, translated to MGSILSRRIAGVEDIDIQANSAYRFPPKSGNYFASHFFMGGEKFDTPHPEGYLFGENMDLNFLGNRPVQFPYVTPAPHEPVKTLRSLVNIRKDSLRLVRYKDDSDTPVEDGGKPKVQYGVEFTFDADARVAITLYCQAFEEFSNGMAVYSPKNPSLVSETVHYKRGVSQQFSMPSFKIDFSEWKEEDLNFDLDRGVFPMVIQAVVDEGDDCLGHAHVLLAAFERHVDGSFSVKPLKQKQIVDRVSYLLQEIYGIENKNNQETKPSDDENSDNSNECVVCLSDLRDTLILPCRHLCLCNSCADTLRYQANNCPICRLPFRALLQIRAVRKKPGALSPVSFSPVLAQTMDHDEHSSTDSVPPGFEPISLLEALNGLRSVSPAIPSAPLYDEINFSGGLGGDSRQLSSPEHLSDGSLQKGKVSKSPDSTLRSPSSPIQEEDEEKLSEMSDAQPHTMLSSSPAPTDATATEDVAESLSPDDEDRMHSGGDILQDCSSEHSSLTKTESDPPGDLSLPALGPDACSIGMEE